The following are from one region of the Strix uralensis isolate ZFMK-TIS-50842 chromosome 4, bStrUra1, whole genome shotgun sequence genome:
- the CLRN2 gene encoding clarin-2, with protein MPGCFKKTLFALASLISFVSFILIVVAMGTPKWMTGKTLCKTGADLVNATDPELVKFIGEIYYGLFQGGKIRQCGLGGRRSKFTIFPHMVKKLNTGLHVMIIMFLCVAIFFSLVSFGFCILNAIKVPYRAIKGPAGVCLWNFLAGGFIVLAVTSFLAAVKLHQLTERIANFRENVFQFVILEERFEDCFWLCVASGTAHAVNLLLTAISGIHFPKIKTKTEEANVTAEDIMY; from the exons ATGCCTGGCTGCTTTAAAAAGACTTTATTTGCCTTGGCTTCTCTAATAAGTTTTGTGTCTTTTATCTTGATTGTTGTTGCAATGGGGACCCCAAAGTGGATGACTGGAAAGACCCTTTGCAAAACAGGAGCTGATTTGGTCAATGCCACAGATCCAGAGCTGGTCAAGTTCATTGGAGAAATTTACTACGGACTCTTTCAGGGTGGCAAAATACGCCAGTGTGGGTTGGGTGGGCGGCGTTCCAAATTCACAA ttttCCCACACATGGTGAAAAAGCTGAACACAGGCCTGCACGTGATGATTATAATGTTCCTCTGTGTggccattttcttttctctggtcAGTTTTGGATTCTGCATTCTTAACGCAATAAAAGTTCCTTACCGGGCTATTAAAGGTCCAGCAGGAGTATGCCTTTGGAACTTCCTTGCAG GTGGATTTATAGTACTTGCAGTCACCAGCTTTTTGGCTGCTGTGAAACTTCATCAGCTCACAGAAAGAATTGCCAATTTTCGGGAAAATGTCTTTCAATTTGTTATCTTAGAAGAACGGTTTGAAGACTGTTTTTGGCTTTGTGTGGCAAGTGGCACAGCACATGCAGTAAATTTGCTGCTAACAGCCATTAGTGGGATTCACTTCCCTAAAATTAAGACTAAAACAGAAGAAGCAAATGTTACAGCAGAAGATATCATGTACTAA
- the QDPR gene encoding dihydropteridine reductase: MAAAGRVLVYGGRGALGSQCVRYFKSRDWWVASIDLAENEDASANVVVGATDSFPEQAQQVTTAVGKLLGEEKVDAILCVAGGWAGGSAKAKSLYKNCDLMWKQSVWTSIISSHLATKHLKDGGLLTLTGAQAALSGTPGMIGYGMAKGAVHQLCQSLAGAGSGLPSGSAAVAVLPVTLDTPANRKSMPDADFSSWTPLEFMAETFYDWITGKNRPNSGSLIQVITTGGKTELVAAAHL; encoded by the exons ATGGCCGCGGCGGGCAGGGTGCTGGTGTACGGGGGCAGAGGGGCGCTGGGGTCCCAGTGCGTGCGGTACTTCAAGTCCAGGGACTGG TGGGTCGCCAGCATCGACCTGGCGGAGAACGAGGACGCCAGCGCCAACGTGGTGGTGGGGGCGACCGACTCCTTCCCCGAGCAGGCCCAGCAG GTGACAACAGCGGTTGGAAAACttcttggagaagaaaaagtGGATGCAATCTTGTGTGTAGCAGGAGGATGGGCTGGAGGCAGCGCCAAAGCTAAAT CTTTATACAAAAACTGTGATCTGATGTGGAAGCAGAGCGTTTGGACATCGATTATCTCCAGCCATCTAGCCACAAAACATCTGAAAGATGGTGGCCTCTTGACTTTGACAGGAGCTCAGGCTGCTTTATCTGGAACCCCAG GGATGATTGGCTATGGCATGGCCAAAGGAGCAGTGCATCAGCTTTGTCAGAGTTTAGCTGGTGCCGGTAGTGGCCTGCCGTCTGGTTCTGCTGCTGTTGCCGTTTTACC GGTTACCTTAGATACACCAGCAAACAGGAAATCAATGCCTGATGCAGATTTCAGCTCCTGGACACCCTTAGAATTCATGGCTGA aacctTTTACGACTGGATAACAGGAAAGAATCGACCAAACTCGGGGAGTCTAATCCAGGTGATAACTACCGGAGGGAAGACTGAACTAGTTGCAGCAGCACATCTTTGA